A single region of the Salvia splendens isolate huo1 chromosome 18, SspV2, whole genome shotgun sequence genome encodes:
- the LOC121776732 gene encoding denticleless protein homolog A-like: MAVARNENMKDEAASDRLADFWRSPVRSPNYYSRRVPISARISASAKSTEEKRLHGISSLSQDLNGMFITASCMDHRVYLYNVLQLEKGPIKTFSGGRTESFFVKSAISPDAAHILSGSSDGNAYIWQVDKPQMDPIVLKSHDGEVTAVNWCPSEMGKVATCSDDFTVRLWNIQSSCYSNMRSPSSLRKRVRALPRMERRKLFSEEPSNSKSNEDTNSRTPITMPEMRTPESQKKLSFSFEVKEDLVRTPEAETRSPSSVLNPPSSLKRKTIRDYFPVPFNKLSTAKSSFPECTDQ; the protein is encoded by the exons atggctgtggcgaggaacgagaatatgaaggacgAGGCT GCGAGCGACCGactcgccgatttttggcgctcgccggtccgctcgccgaactattacAGCCGGCGAGTGCCAATTtcggcgagaatttcggcgagcgccaaatcaaCCGAG GAAAAGAGATTACATGGCATATCTAGCCTGTCTCAAGATTTAAACGGGATGTTTATTACTGCCTCATGCATGGATCACAG ggTTTACCTGTATAATGTGCTTCAGCTTGAGAAGGGGCCAATAAAAACTTTTTCTGGAGGCCGAACTGAGTCGTTCTTTGTGAAA TCAGCGATCAGCCCTGATGCAGCTCACATACTCAGTGGTTCTAGCGATGGGAATGCCTACATATGGCAGGTGGACAAACCCCAGATGGATCCTATTGTTTTGAAAAGCCATGATGGAGAAGTCACAGCAGTAAACTG GTGTCCATCAGAGATGGGGAAAGTGGCAACTTGCTCAGACGATTTCACA GTTCGTCTTTGGAACATCCAAAGCAGTTGCTATTCAAATATGCGATCTCCTTCGTCACTGAGAAAGAGAGTCCGGGCGCTTCCAAGAATGGAGAGGCGAAAACTGTTCTCAGAAGAGCCATCAAACTCAAAAAGCAACGAAGACACCAACTCCCGTACTCCCATAACGATGCCAGAAATGAGGACACCAGAATCCCAGAAGAAGTTGTCCTTTAGTTTTGAAGTAAAAGAGGATTTAGTGAGAACTCCAGAAGCTGAAACCAGAAGCCCTTCTTCAGTTCTAAACCCTCCTTCCTCGCTGAAAAGGAAGACCATCCGAGACTATTTTCCTGTTCCATTTAACAAACTCTCTACTGCTAAGTCGAGCTTTCCAGAGTGCACCGATCAATAA